A window from Flavobacteriales bacterium encodes these proteins:
- a CDS encoding adenosylhomocysteinase has product MSDTAVNQKEKYKVKDISLAEWGRKEITIAEAEMPGLMSLRKEFGDSKPLAGARIAGCLHMT; this is encoded by the coding sequence ATGAGCGACACTGCTGTGAATCAAAAAGAGAAGTATAAAGTAAAGGATATTTCGTTAGCTGAATGGGGTAGAAAAGAAATTACTATTGCTGAAGCGGAGATGCCGGGCTTAATGAGTTTAAGGAAAGAATTCGGAGATTCTAAGCCTTTGGCAGGAGCAAGAATTGCTGGATGTTTACACATGAC